One Methylobacterium sp. AMS5 genomic region harbors:
- the fliJ gene encoding flagellar export protein FliJ, producing MKSRDTLIRLRRFQVDEKRRRVAQIEMMMADFNRMAAELDREVSQEEARAGISDPAHFAYPTYARAATGRRDNMRQSAAALEGQLAEAKAELGEAFEELKKVEILEDRERSAERAAEAAREQAEMDAIGLRARA from the coding sequence ATGAAATCGCGTGACACGCTGATCCGGTTGCGTCGGTTCCAGGTGGATGAGAAGCGCCGCAGGGTGGCGCAGATCGAGATGATGATGGCCGACTTCAACCGCATGGCGGCCGAACTCGACCGGGAAGTCTCGCAGGAGGAGGCCCGTGCCGGGATCTCCGATCCGGCCCATTTCGCCTACCCGACTTATGCCCGCGCCGCGACCGGCCGCCGGGACAACATGCGCCAGTCGGCCGCCGCCCTTGAAGGGCAGCTTGCCGAGGCCAAGGCCGAACTGGGCGAGGCGTTCGAGGAACTCAAGAAGGTCGAGATCCTGGAGGATCGCGAGCGCTCCGCCGAACGTGCGGCCGAAGCCGCCCGTGAGCAGGCCGAGATGGACGCGATCGGACTTCGGGCTCGGGCCTGA
- a CDS encoding lysylphosphatidylglycerol synthase domain-containing protein, with amino-acid sequence MKKVSEVFWGLIGLAAVAVSCYLLWGQLKTLSWASIEAAFAAIPLHHFLLAALSTLIAYAALAWYDRIALLHLGVRHISWRFVSLCSFTTYALSHNIGASVFSGALVRYRAYTSKGLSAAQVAVLVALCSFTFGLGTILLGGFVLVYDPNLLARLDNLLPAVLTNPATSRLVGFGLLGFVALYVLGSVLRFRPLTIRNFKIEYPRPGIMVRQLIAAPLELLGAAGIIYFALPDALNPGFIPVLGIFLASFSVALASHAPGGLGVFELVFFTAMQLQTDAEKAPVLAAVLIFRLFYLIIPFAVAIVVVLLFERSRLTNALGKDGKAAPEPPLVAPGLDNHVIERRLEKKAV; translated from the coding sequence ATGAAAAAAGTCAGTGAAGTCTTCTGGGGCCTGATCGGCCTCGCCGCGGTGGCGGTGTCCTGCTACCTGCTCTGGGGCCAGTTGAAGACCCTGTCCTGGGCGAGCATCGAGGCGGCGTTTGCCGCCATCCCGCTCCACCACTTCCTGCTGGCCGCCCTCTCCACCCTCATCGCCTACGCTGCGCTCGCTTGGTACGACCGGATCGCGCTGCTGCATCTGGGCGTGCGCCACATCTCGTGGCGGTTCGTCTCGCTGTGCTCGTTCACGACCTACGCCCTCTCGCACAATATCGGCGCCTCGGTCTTCTCCGGCGCCCTGGTGCGCTACCGGGCCTACACCTCGAAGGGACTTTCGGCGGCGCAGGTCGCGGTGCTGGTGGCCCTGTGCTCCTTCACCTTCGGACTCGGCACGATCCTGCTCGGCGGCTTCGTTCTGGTCTACGATCCGAACCTTCTCGCGCGGCTCGACAACCTGCTGCCGGCGGTGCTGACCAATCCCGCGACCTCGCGGTTGGTCGGCTTCGGCCTACTCGGTTTCGTCGCGCTCTACGTCCTCGGCTCGGTGCTGCGCTTCCGCCCGCTGACGATCCGCAACTTCAAGATCGAGTATCCGCGGCCCGGGATCATGGTGCGCCAGCTCATCGCGGCGCCGCTGGAGCTGCTGGGTGCCGCCGGCATCATCTACTTCGCCCTGCCGGATGCCCTGAACCCCGGCTTCATCCCGGTGCTCGGCATCTTCCTCGCTTCGTTCTCCGTCGCGCTCGCCTCCCACGCGCCGGGCGGCCTCGGCGTGTTCGAACTCGTGTTCTTCACTGCCATGCAGCTTCAGACCGATGCCGAGAAGGCGCCGGTTCTCGCCGCGGTGCTGATCTTCCGCCTGTTCTACCTGATCATCCCCTTTGCCGTGGCCATCGTCGTGGTGCTGCTGTTCGAGCGCTCCCGCCTCACGAACGCGCTGGGCAAAGACGGCAAGGCCGCGCCGGAGCCGCCGCTCGTCGCGCCCGGCCTCGACAATCACGTGATCGAGCGGCGGCTCGAGAAGAAGGCGGTCTGA